A portion of the Chlamydia caviae GPIC genome contains these proteins:
- a CDS encoding DUF1137 domain-containing protein, whose translation MTKFLFYGLICSLGIFGVACSTIVAIIKVDSICDVSCMNKHFEKAPPFLKIKKLGIHKQIVSPEQQFFNCHVEKSCMELHFSDANYACKEILSKLSGHIHTQDLDKLMTFQGNGGLLNYHDCSLNIYDCRFHVDPIHPNPDAPAERAVGGMKTLSLSLLRK comes from the coding sequence ATGACCAAATTCTTATTCTACGGCTTGATATGTTCTTTAGGGATATTCGGAGTTGCTTGCTCAACAATCGTTGCTATAATCAAAGTAGATAGCATTTGTGATGTCTCTTGTATGAACAAGCATTTTGAAAAGGCTCCGCCTTTTTTAAAAATTAAGAAACTCGGCATACACAAGCAAATTGTCTCTCCGGAACAGCAGTTTTTCAACTGCCATGTAGAGAAATCCTGTATGGAGCTGCACTTCTCTGATGCAAACTATGCTTGTAAGGAGATTTTGTCTAAGTTATCAGGGCATATCCACACACAAGATTTAGACAAGCTTATGACATTTCAGGGCAACGGGGGATTGTTAAACTACCATGATTGCTCTTTAAATATTTACGACTGTCGCTTTCATGTAGATCCTATTCATCCTAATCCTGATGCTCCTGCAGAACGTGCTGTAGGAGGCATGAAAACCTTATCCCTATCTTTATTGAGAAAGTGA
- the kdsA gene encoding 3-deoxy-8-phosphooctulonate synthase: MFSDKMILIAGPCVIEEEETTLEIASRIQELVTPYADRIHWIFKSSYDKANRSSINSYRGPGLNEGLRILSKVKDTLGVEILTDVHSPEEARAAAKVCDILQIPAFLCRQTDLLVAAAETNAVINIKKGQFLSPWDMQGPVDKVLSTGNNKIILTERGCSFGYNNLVSDMRSIPVLSGMGFPVVFDGTHSVQLPGGLKTHSGGQTEFIPTLTRAALAAGAHGLFIETHANPAIAKSDAASMLSLKTFEALLPLWDQLYTCVRSFEMASV; encoded by the coding sequence ATGTTCTCAGATAAGATGATCCTAATTGCCGGTCCTTGTGTCATAGAGGAAGAGGAAACTACGTTAGAAATTGCCTCGAGAATTCAAGAATTAGTTACTCCGTATGCCGATCGTATACATTGGATTTTCAAAAGTAGCTATGACAAGGCAAACCGTTCTTCTATAAATTCTTACCGAGGCCCAGGATTAAACGAGGGGTTAAGAATCCTATCTAAAGTTAAGGATACTTTAGGTGTAGAAATCCTTACAGATGTGCATTCTCCTGAAGAAGCCCGTGCAGCAGCAAAAGTGTGCGACATCCTACAAATCCCTGCATTTTTATGTCGCCAAACAGATCTTCTTGTTGCTGCAGCAGAGACAAATGCCGTTATCAACATTAAAAAGGGTCAATTTCTTTCTCCTTGGGATATGCAAGGCCCTGTAGATAAAGTTCTCTCTACCGGAAATAATAAAATTATTTTAACAGAAAGAGGCTGCTCTTTCGGTTACAATAATCTTGTTTCAGATATGCGCTCTATCCCTGTACTTTCGGGTATGGGTTTTCCCGTTGTTTTTGATGGTACACATTCTGTACAGCTTCCTGGAGGACTCAAAACACATAGTGGGGGGCAAACAGAGTTTATTCCCACATTAACACGAGCTGCCCTAGCTGCAGGAGCGCATGGTTTATTCATAGAAACCCATGCGAATCCAGCCATAGCAAAAAGCGATGCGGCTTCCATGTTATCATTAAAGACTTTTGAAGCTCTTCTTCCCCTATGGGATCAGCTCTATACTTGTGTACGTTCATTTGAGATGGCCTCAGTATGA
- a CDS encoding CT620/CT621 family type III secretion system effector: MDIINSYSISANYKKLPITPCAESIQKRHQLLESIFHYERTEFERHIVQHLLCILDQKSDEKYRQLIEKLRKSEIEDRVVSKKSRTAAVHHKPLSDLHAPIAVVAQTSTLGVSDNPRAEDPFYNATKQQWAQNLLKGIKEVVDEIVTAITTTTPPSPSADALKKIQAEVNRLISVGTNLTNKDFESLYALPKLIFTTVQRADIFTGGQKTDFINKLAEKYGNSTQLSQVFADGRIEGLKDVLNVVKTKLTDEEFAIFLEIEKELNDLQSAVRTYDQEKFDSIDLVGDQLADTINISALSRNDKIDLCAQISYLYKDQVDAVESFNVIVEATIFVNRHQEAIFSQISSLVASFVGVFAPIDLGKVTSEISSAAIAGALQALRAINSRFNDLTAEQKKLVNDAIKNIAVFKGEEYIGAVWAYFVASTVLANKTTATMAEVGNAIKEAAKEMENSSLQLAPKIKTTMETITTTGSFQPSGTSENYTIYSQSGSTVSINHSLLNRGDVGFLPNITSKATAQAETTARDYFAFKGLAQVEIAKLLSKVETTQTQHKDFQNLKAELYKDQLFAQANELQAMALPSAVASVLIDRYMPKEVDFLNDIYAQLYYSNLGSSVGNAMIDAISEYVNGATYFNFASYVGQQPAVGQKGKDEFPGTADSARNKLETERQKAAAYLKSTQHAEEVLEEQVKKVTEDSKITNEQRTRIIDSLNNYRDNLNAISGSIVLLQNYLAPLSIDNGSVDGTFTVRGGQDQWQERLEILEDALVSGLSGNAINGGMFPLQATIQSDQQSFADMGQNYQLELQMHLTSMQQEWTVVATSLQVLNQMYLSLARSLMGNIS, from the coding sequence ATGGATATCATCAATAGTTATTCTATTTCAGCAAATTATAAAAAATTGCCGATAACACCTTGTGCAGAGTCGATACAAAAAAGACATCAGTTATTGGAGAGTATTTTTCATTATGAAAGAACTGAATTTGAGCGTCATATTGTGCAACATCTGTTGTGTATTTTAGATCAAAAATCCGATGAAAAATACCGACAATTAATAGAGAAGCTTCGCAAATCCGAAATAGAAGATCGCGTGGTGAGCAAGAAGAGCCGTACGGCTGCTGTGCATCATAAACCTTTATCTGACCTACACGCACCGATTGCTGTAGTGGCTCAAACCTCTACTTTAGGAGTCAGTGATAATCCGCGCGCAGAAGACCCTTTCTATAATGCTACTAAGCAACAGTGGGCGCAAAACCTGTTGAAGGGGATAAAAGAGGTTGTTGATGAGATTGTAACAGCTATCACAACAACCACACCACCATCTCCTTCTGCAGATGCTCTTAAAAAGATCCAAGCAGAGGTTAATCGTTTAATCTCTGTAGGTACAAATTTAACGAATAAGGATTTCGAAAGTTTATACGCTCTTCCTAAGTTAATTTTTACTACTGTGCAACGAGCTGATATTTTTACAGGCGGTCAGAAAACAGATTTTATAAATAAGTTAGCAGAGAAATATGGTAATTCCACTCAATTATCTCAGGTTTTTGCTGATGGTCGTATTGAGGGGTTAAAAGATGTTCTTAATGTAGTTAAAACTAAATTAACGGATGAAGAATTTGCTATTTTCTTAGAGATTGAAAAAGAGCTGAACGACTTACAATCTGCAGTAAGGACCTATGATCAAGAGAAATTTGATAGTATTGATTTGGTAGGAGATCAATTAGCAGATACAATCAATATATCTGCCTTATCAAGAAATGATAAAATCGATTTATGTGCTCAGATCTCTTATTTATATAAAGACCAAGTAGATGCTGTAGAGTCATTTAACGTTATTGTCGAAGCAACAATCTTTGTGAACCGTCACCAAGAAGCTATTTTTTCTCAAATATCCAGTTTAGTAGCTTCTTTTGTAGGAGTATTTGCTCCTATTGATTTAGGAAAAGTGACTTCTGAGATCAGTAGCGCCGCTATTGCCGGAGCTTTACAAGCCTTACGTGCGATTAATTCAAGATTTAATGATTTAACTGCGGAGCAAAAAAAACTAGTTAATGATGCTATAAAGAATATAGCAGTTTTTAAAGGCGAGGAATATATAGGGGCCGTTTGGGCTTATTTTGTTGCATCCACTGTTCTTGCTAATAAAACTACAGCAACTATGGCAGAGGTTGGTAATGCAATTAAAGAAGCAGCTAAAGAGATGGAAAATTCCTCATTGCAATTAGCTCCAAAGATTAAAACAACGATGGAGACCATTACAACTACTGGGAGTTTTCAGCCTAGTGGTACTAGTGAAAATTATACAATTTATTCTCAAAGTGGCTCTACAGTATCTATTAACCACAGTCTTTTAAATCGTGGTGATGTAGGATTTTTACCCAATATAACATCAAAAGCGACAGCTCAAGCTGAGACTACAGCCAGAGATTATTTTGCATTTAAAGGTCTTGCTCAAGTAGAAATAGCAAAACTTTTATCTAAAGTTGAAACGACTCAGACGCAGCATAAGGATTTTCAAAATCTAAAAGCAGAACTTTATAAAGATCAGTTATTTGCTCAGGCTAATGAGCTACAAGCCATGGCTTTACCTTCAGCTGTAGCTTCTGTGTTAATTGATCGCTATATGCCTAAGGAGGTGGATTTCTTAAATGATATTTACGCTCAGCTTTACTATAGCAATCTAGGCTCATCTGTTGGCAATGCTATGATCGATGCCATTTCAGAATATGTTAACGGCGCTACCTATTTCAATTTCGCCAGTTATGTTGGTCAACAGCCTGCTGTAGGGCAGAAAGGTAAAGATGAATTTCCTGGAACAGCAGATAGTGCGAGAAATAAATTAGAAACAGAGCGTCAGAAAGCAGCTGCATATCTTAAAAGCACACAGCATGCCGAAGAAGTTTTAGAAGAACAGGTCAAAAAAGTTACTGAAGATTCGAAAATTACTAACGAACAGCGCACACGTATCATCGATTCCTTAAATAACTACCGAGATAATTTAAATGCGATATCCGGATCTATAGTGTTACTGCAAAACTATTTGGCACCTTTAAGTATAGACAATGGTTCTGTGGATGGAACCTTTACTGTTAGGGGTGGGCAAGATCAGTGGCAAGAACGCTTAGAGATCTTAGAGGATGCTTTAGTTTCAGGTCTGTCAGGAAATGCCATCAACGGAGGGATGTTCCCACTACAGGCAACGATACAGTCTGACCAGCAATCTTTTGCTGATATGGGACAAAACTATCAGTTGGAATTGCAAATGCACTTAACATCCATGCAACAAGAATGGACAGTTGTTGCGACTTCTTTACAAGTTTTAAACCAGATGTATCTGAGTTTAGCTAGAAGCTTAATGGGGAATATTTCTTAA
- the lptB gene encoding LPS export ABC transporter ATP-binding protein yields the protein MPILSVCNLVKKYNKKPVTNNVSFEVNAGEVVGLLGPNGAGKTTAFYLTVGLIRPDSGKIIFKNTDVTKKTMDHRARLGIGYLAQEPTVFKDLTVRENLICILEIIYKARKQQSHLLDTLIDDLQLASCINKKAGTLSGGERRRLEIACVLALNPSVLLLDEPFANVDPLVIQNVKYLIKILSGRGIGILITDHNAKELLSIADRCYLIIDGKIFFEGSSSQMIANPMVKQHYLGDSFSY from the coding sequence ATGCCGATACTTTCTGTTTGTAATTTAGTAAAAAAATACAACAAAAAGCCTGTCACCAACAACGTCTCTTTCGAGGTAAATGCTGGAGAGGTTGTTGGGCTTTTAGGGCCTAATGGTGCGGGGAAAACAACAGCCTTTTATCTTACAGTAGGGTTAATTCGTCCCGATTCAGGAAAGATCATTTTTAAAAACACTGATGTTACTAAAAAAACGATGGACCACCGAGCGCGATTAGGTATTGGCTATCTCGCTCAAGAACCTACGGTATTTAAAGATCTTACAGTAAGAGAAAATCTTATCTGCATTTTGGAAATTATCTACAAAGCTAGAAAACAACAATCCCACCTTTTAGATACTCTGATCGACGATCTGCAACTCGCCTCATGCATAAATAAAAAAGCAGGAACATTATCTGGAGGAGAACGACGGAGATTAGAAATCGCTTGTGTATTAGCTTTAAACCCTAGTGTTCTCCTACTTGATGAGCCTTTTGCAAACGTCGATCCTCTCGTTATTCAAAACGTAAAATACCTGATTAAAATTCTTTCTGGTCGTGGTATTGGTATTCTCATTACGGATCATAACGCTAAAGAACTACTTTCTATAGCAGATCGTTGCTATCTCATTATTGATGGAAAGATCTTCTTCGAAGGATCTTCTTCTCAAATGATAGCCAATCCTATGGTCAAGCAGCACTATCTTGGAGATTCTTTCTCTTATTAA
- a CDS encoding RluA family pseudouridine synthase, with protein MKSNNSLIFIVNETNRDRLDKFLVTQNPEYSRAFYQQHIVDKRVTVNEQIQTKVSTQLVPGDSVSIVIEEKEELLELLPEAIPLDKIYEDEEILVINKPRDMVVHPAPGHAKGTVVHALLHEIGERLKQEFPEEPWRPGIIHRLDKDTSGLLITAKTRQAKKIYSELFASKQLTKSYIAICIGKPTTTRIETKLARHHSKRKEMAVSPTGKEAVTRCEVLAYNEKLSLVLLHPETGRTHQLRVHMKYLNTPILGDPVYGSPSKNACYGLDKQQLHAYSLDFIHPQTRKHLNLTTELPRDMKILIIKEFHNSKTVINKQLFESIIKYTSIIN; from the coding sequence ATGAAATCAAATAACTCTCTTATTTTTATTGTTAATGAAACTAATCGCGATCGATTAGATAAGTTCTTAGTTACTCAAAATCCAGAGTATTCTCGAGCTTTTTATCAACAACATATTGTAGATAAACGCGTTACAGTTAATGAGCAGATACAAACAAAAGTTTCCACCCAACTGGTTCCTGGGGATTCTGTTTCTATTGTAATAGAAGAAAAAGAAGAACTTTTAGAGCTCCTTCCTGAGGCGATCCCTCTAGATAAGATTTATGAAGATGAAGAGATTCTCGTTATAAATAAACCTAGAGACATGGTAGTGCACCCTGCTCCTGGACATGCTAAAGGAACCGTTGTTCATGCTTTACTTCATGAAATAGGAGAACGCCTTAAACAAGAGTTCCCCGAAGAGCCGTGGCGACCGGGGATTATTCATCGATTGGATAAAGATACTTCTGGTCTATTAATAACAGCAAAAACCCGACAAGCAAAGAAAATTTATAGCGAGCTATTCGCCTCTAAACAACTAACAAAGAGCTATATCGCTATTTGTATAGGGAAACCCACAACTACGAGAATTGAAACAAAGCTCGCTAGACACCACAGCAAACGCAAGGAAATGGCGGTTTCCCCCACAGGGAAGGAAGCCGTTACTCGTTGTGAGGTACTCGCCTACAATGAAAAATTAAGTTTAGTACTCCTACATCCAGAAACAGGACGGACTCACCAACTTAGAGTGCATATGAAGTATCTCAATACCCCAATCCTAGGCGACCCCGTCTACGGATCCCCCTCTAAAAACGCCTGTTATGGTCTTGACAAACAACAATTGCACGCCTATAGCTTGGATTTTATCCACCCTCAGACACGTAAACATCTAAACCTAACAACAGAACTACCCCGGGATATGAAGATCTTGATAATAAAAGAATTTCATAATAGTAAAACTGTTATTAACAAACAATTATTTGAATCAATTATAAAATACACATCGATCATTAATTAA
- a CDS encoding KH domain-containing protein produces MKDFLAYIIKNLVDRPEEVHIKEVQGTHTIIYELTVAKPDIGKIIGKEGRTIKAIRTLLVSVASRNNVKVSLEIMEDK; encoded by the coding sequence ATGAAAGACTTTTTAGCTTATATTATCAAAAACCTTGTAGACCGCCCTGAGGAAGTACATATCAAAGAAGTTCAAGGCACCCACACGATTATCTATGAATTAACAGTTGCGAAGCCCGATATCGGCAAAATCATCGGAAAAGAGGGTCGCACAATCAAAGCTATCCGCACTCTACTTGTCTCTGTAGCCAGCAGAAACAACGTAAAAGTCAGCTTAGAAATTATGGAAGACAAGTAG
- a CDS encoding CT620/CT621 family type III secretion system effector, whose amino-acid sequence MSSFYIQNRPKTVSGEGLFNIKLNHKFSNFDAKAQPAIDIEALNSGLYFLKRLASAIESGNVQASMLLNPNNTIFPSPPVAPKRHTGSSPNTASGKAGTIAGFQGEAAVALVPLILDGLEAFIATTPEVNLAQIASIILATALITPLKNKPSLSADEQKKVFNNCYQPSKEEILTQIKKEQAAEIKKGQDKLTEKLTAVGASEEEIKKASEEHADQFASDFFDTHVKEQFMTYRSSIGGETLKMMENMKALEAKIPDPTKDNVESVNGMVMLQATFNGLTEAVNKEHALGGEEDVIKTQLALSGLLTKSPLDNTDLKTIYDATDLPSKASLDLYLKSRDAAIYREGVTGAYQIAVQNLTTVRSSIENEKQTLENQLAAFQQGVSSYTSWVGESKNIVAGKDYTSVLVTAAMEANAALTSLSQMRGNLTTEEQQIFDKHVPKYLELTIDNTTGFATTVTQFIAKMNAFQEISEYTLNNAITSNDQVKTFLKNKGAAIQNYPFFSEVGKEMVAITNSSGFVNYAKDESGYQIPAFENFVQVELKIRAITSDFANQAKTVLQNFKTEADAHVLKLQQQIEELDKKYKEFNPADASFTADRRKAVESWLNSESLGSAFIYLILNSQLPKQSAFLNPLIEEINFNNLAANAINDLLKITNHFSTTSVYYNLSSYLIQSKEGVDLFCGDYFETCLALSKEKEYITRDTDRCRRAQNLVEELLNKINKLPNISSSQKSEMLNATANYKYALTITFNQLNLLNSLLANLKIQEQKNSDDSYKSTVFKMTGPTDWIPTLASLEGFISNGFPNITPTGGLGPLFTQIQADQQDYTTQGQTQQLNLQNQMTNVQQEWTLVSTSMQVLNQILSKLVGEIYPN is encoded by the coding sequence ATGTCTTCTTTTTATATACAGAACAGGCCTAAAACAGTTTCCGGTGAAGGTTTATTTAACATTAAGTTAAACCATAAGTTTTCTAATTTTGATGCTAAAGCTCAGCCAGCGATAGACATAGAAGCATTGAATTCCGGGTTATACTTTTTAAAACGTTTAGCATCTGCAATAGAATCTGGTAATGTCCAAGCTTCTATGTTGTTAAATCCCAACAACACGATATTCCCCTCCCCACCTGTAGCACCTAAGCGTCATACAGGAAGCAGTCCAAATACTGCTTCTGGGAAAGCAGGAACAATTGCTGGTTTTCAAGGAGAAGCAGCTGTTGCTTTGGTACCTCTTATTCTTGATGGCTTAGAAGCTTTTATAGCTACAACCCCTGAAGTTAATTTGGCTCAGATAGCTTCTATAATTCTTGCTACTGCCTTAATTACTCCACTTAAAAATAAACCTTCTCTTTCTGCCGATGAGCAGAAAAAAGTATTCAACAACTGCTATCAACCTAGTAAGGAAGAGATTCTTACACAGATCAAAAAAGAGCAAGCTGCCGAAATTAAAAAAGGTCAAGACAAGCTAACAGAAAAGCTCACAGCTGTAGGAGCCTCGGAAGAGGAAATTAAGAAAGCAAGTGAAGAACACGCTGATCAATTCGCATCAGATTTCTTCGATACTCATGTTAAAGAACAGTTCATGACTTATCGATCCTCTATTGGGGGAGAAACCCTAAAAATGATGGAAAACATGAAAGCTCTTGAAGCAAAAATCCCTGATCCCACCAAAGATAATGTGGAAAGTGTCAATGGGATGGTAATGCTTCAGGCTACCTTTAACGGCCTTACAGAGGCCGTTAATAAAGAGCACGCATTAGGAGGGGAAGAAGACGTTATTAAAACACAGCTAGCCTTGAGCGGTCTTCTAACTAAAAGTCCTCTGGATAATACCGATCTAAAAACGATTTACGATGCTACAGATCTCCCTAGCAAAGCTTCTTTAGATTTGTATCTAAAGTCTAGAGATGCTGCTATATACCGAGAGGGAGTTACAGGAGCCTATCAAATTGCTGTGCAGAATCTCACTACAGTACGTTCTTCAATAGAAAACGAAAAACAAACTCTAGAAAATCAATTAGCAGCATTTCAACAAGGTGTTAGTTCTTATACTTCCTGGGTAGGTGAATCTAAAAATATTGTAGCAGGAAAAGACTATACTTCTGTTCTAGTAACCGCCGCTATGGAAGCAAATGCAGCTTTGACAAGCTTATCCCAAATGCGTGGAAATCTTACAACAGAAGAACAGCAAATCTTTGATAAACATGTTCCTAAGTATTTAGAGCTTACTATAGACAATACAACCGGTTTCGCTACTACTGTAACTCAATTCATTGCCAAGATGAACGCATTTCAAGAGATTTCTGAATACACTCTAAATAATGCCATAACCTCTAACGATCAAGTAAAAACGTTCTTAAAAAACAAAGGCGCCGCCATTCAAAATTATCCGTTCTTTTCTGAGGTTGGGAAAGAAATGGTAGCAATAACTAATTCTAGTGGCTTTGTTAATTATGCTAAAGATGAAAGTGGTTATCAAATCCCCGCTTTTGAAAATTTTGTCCAAGTAGAGTTAAAAATTAGAGCGATAACTTCGGATTTCGCTAATCAAGCTAAAACTGTCTTACAAAATTTTAAAACAGAAGCAGATGCGCACGTCTTAAAACTCCAACAACAAATAGAGGAGTTAGATAAAAAGTATAAGGAATTTAATCCTGCAGATGCAAGTTTCACTGCTGATCGCAGGAAAGCCGTAGAAAGCTGGCTAAATTCAGAGAGCCTGGGTTCTGCGTTTATCTACTTAATCTTAAACTCCCAGTTACCTAAACAATCGGCCTTCTTAAATCCTCTGATAGAAGAGATTAACTTCAATAACCTTGCTGCGAACGCTATTAATGATCTCTTAAAAATCACCAACCACTTTTCTACAACTTCGGTGTATTACAACCTCTCCTCCTATCTTATCCAAAGTAAAGAAGGTGTTGACTTATTCTGTGGGGATTATTTTGAAACGTGCCTTGCCCTATCGAAGGAAAAAGAATACATAACTCGTGATACAGATCGTTGCCGACGTGCTCAAAATTTGGTAGAGGAGTTACTAAATAAAATTAATAAATTACCCAATATCTCCTCGTCTCAAAAATCTGAAATGCTTAATGCGACTGCGAATTATAAATATGCTCTCACGATTACATTTAACCAGCTCAACTTGTTAAACTCTCTACTTGCCAACCTGAAAATCCAAGAACAAAAGAATAGTGATGATTCATATAAAAGTACCGTTTTCAAAATGACTGGTCCCACAGACTGGATCCCTACATTAGCTTCGTTAGAAGGTTTTATTTCCAATGGATTTCCCAATATCACCCCTACAGGTGGTTTAGGACCTCTATTCACTCAAATCCAAGCTGACCAACAAGACTACACAACTCAAGGACAAACCCAGCAGTTAAACTTGCAGAATCAGATGACCAACGTACAACAAGAGTGGACGTTAGTCTCAACATCTATGCAAGTGCTAAATCAGATCCTTTCCAAACTCGTAGGCGAAATTTACCCTAATTAA